In Massilia antarctica, the following are encoded in one genomic region:
- a CDS encoding sigma-54-dependent transcriptional regulator: MKTMQAILVEDEAPLRLATTQTLELGGFTVRAFASAEEAGAALDAAFDGVIVSDIRLPGRSGLDLLAQVVALDAELPMIMVTGHGDVAMAVGAMRVGAYDFIEKPFGAERLLDAVRRAQERRSLVLENRRLKTAWALHPDTPQLVGHSDAIERLKVLVRNIAPAGVDILINGQTGTGKEVVARLIHAASARKGNFVAINCGALPESVFESEMFGHEAGAFTGAHKRRIGKLEYANGGTLFLDEIESMPVALQVKLLRVLQERRLERLGGNEAIAVNFRIIAASKADLLELSAQGRFREDLYYRIGVATIDLPRLNERRDDIAPLMAHFTQDAAQRYGRPVPQWSSQQMSQWQAAEWPGNVRELRNFAERLVLGIVAAPAPDAAPAPGTALSLPQQLDAYERDLIANALDAVDGNVSTAADQLGVPRKTLYDKLKKYQLAPGKK, from the coding sequence ATGAAGACCATGCAAGCCATCCTGGTGGAAGACGAAGCGCCGCTGCGCCTGGCCACCACCCAGACCCTGGAACTGGGCGGTTTTACCGTGCGCGCCTTCGCCAGCGCCGAAGAAGCCGGGGCGGCGCTGGACGCGGCATTTGATGGCGTGATCGTCAGCGATATCCGCCTGCCCGGGCGCTCGGGCCTGGACCTGCTGGCGCAAGTGGTGGCGCTCGATGCGGAACTGCCCATGATCATGGTGACCGGCCATGGCGACGTGGCGATGGCGGTCGGCGCCATGCGCGTCGGCGCGTACGACTTCATCGAAAAGCCGTTCGGCGCCGAACGCCTGCTCGACGCGGTGCGGCGCGCCCAGGAGCGGCGCAGCCTGGTGCTGGAAAACCGCCGCCTCAAGACGGCGTGGGCGCTGCATCCCGATACGCCGCAGCTGGTGGGGCACTCGGACGCCATCGAACGGCTCAAGGTCCTGGTGCGCAATATCGCGCCGGCCGGCGTGGACATCCTGATCAACGGCCAGACCGGCACCGGCAAGGAAGTCGTCGCGCGCCTGATCCACGCGGCCAGTGCGCGCAAGGGCAATTTTGTCGCGATCAATTGCGGCGCCCTGCCCGAATCGGTATTCGAGAGCGAGATGTTCGGGCACGAGGCCGGTGCGTTTACGGGCGCGCACAAACGCCGCATCGGCAAGCTGGAATACGCCAACGGCGGCACCCTGTTTCTCGACGAGATCGAGAGCATGCCGGTGGCGCTTCAGGTCAAGCTGCTGCGGGTGCTGCAGGAGCGCCGGCTGGAGCGCCTGGGCGGCAACGAGGCGATTGCGGTGAATTTTCGCATCATCGCGGCCAGCAAGGCCGATCTGCTGGAACTGAGCGCGCAGGGCCGCTTTCGCGAAGACCTGTACTACCGGATCGGCGTGGCAACGATCGACCTGCCGCGCCTGAACGAACGGCGCGACGACATCGCGCCGCTGATGGCGCACTTCACACAGGATGCGGCGCAGCGCTACGGGCGGCCGGTGCCGCAGTGGAGCAGCCAGCAAATGAGCCAGTGGCAGGCGGCGGAATGGCCGGGCAATGTGCGCGAACTGCGCAACTTCGCTGAGCGGCTGGTGCTCGGCATCGTTGCGGCGCCGGCGCCAGACGCCGCTCCCGCTCCGGGCACCGCCTTGAGCCTGCCGCAGCAGCTCGACGCCTATGAGCGCGACCTGATCGCCAACGCGCTCGACGCCGTGGACGGGAATGTGTCGACCGCCGCCGACCAACTCGGCGTGCCGCGTAAAACCCTGTACGACAAGCTCAAAAAATACCAGCTGGCACCTGGCAAAAAATAG
- a CDS encoding alpha-1,6-glucosidase domain-containing protein, which translates to MPFSLFSAAVLAGASASASAAPMAAVCDSGAFQTIVQPTPASIDARAVWLDRRLAQWPGVENAGRFKLYHSPGGTIAAPSGGIVSGALGALSLAVFSGTPAPDVAQRFNYVGKGVLLAVAAADLARLPDLHRQQLVLVQEDADGKVRAATRLQTAGALDDLYAAAESVSDLGAVPTHRSTTFKLWAPTARQVSVCTYDSGSGRAKALDTMRFDPASGIWSATRKGDLSGKYYKYAVDVVADGTGLVRNMVTDPYSVSLTTDSKRSYIANLAAARLKPAGWDKSAPPATVKAQTDMVVYELHVRDFSINDATVPAPERGKFTAFSRTGSNGMRHLAALARAGMTDIHLLPVYDIASIPERGCAQPSPTGAADSEAQQALIRQTAATDCFNWGYDPYHYSAPEGSYASDAADGATRIIDMRGMVMNLHRAGLRVGMDVVYNHTFASGQKEKSVLDRIVPGYYHRLNAAGGVEQSTCCDNTATENRMMAKLMIDSAALWAREYKIDSFRFDLMGHQPRAAMERLQARVNAAAGRPVQLIGEGWNFGEVADSARFVQASQLSLNGSGIGTFSDRARDHVRGGSAADAGADMIRRQGYINGLVYDPNALAGERPLTDLMQAADMVRVGLAGSVRNYIMTTYKDSTLALESIDYNGQPAGYASEPGETVNYVENHDNQTLYDMNVFKLPLSTSSAERARVQVLGAAINAFSQGVAYFHAGIDTLRSKSMDRNSFNSGDWFNRIDWTYQDNYFGTGAPPVDDNARDYALIKPLLANAALKPVPADIAFTRDAFRDLLTIRASSTLFRMRSAHDIGQRLRFHNTGSKQLPTVIAAHIDGTGYAGAGFSGVAYFINVDKVAHTLDVAEMRGKRLHLHPVHTAPTAADQRAAASTFDSAAGRFTIPARTAVVFVE; encoded by the coding sequence ATGCCCTTTTCACTTTTCAGCGCCGCGGTCCTCGCCGGCGCGAGCGCATCGGCTTCGGCCGCGCCGATGGCGGCGGTCTGCGACAGCGGCGCCTTTCAAACGATCGTGCAGCCGACGCCCGCCAGCATCGATGCGCGCGCCGTCTGGCTGGACCGGCGCCTTGCGCAATGGCCAGGCGTGGAGAACGCGGGCCGATTCAAACTCTATCACTCGCCCGGCGGAACCATCGCCGCGCCAAGCGGCGGCATCGTCAGTGGCGCATTGGGCGCGCTTTCCCTTGCTGTTTTCAGCGGCACACCGGCGCCGGACGTGGCGCAGCGCTTCAACTACGTCGGCAAGGGCGTGCTGCTGGCCGTGGCGGCAGCCGATCTGGCGCGCCTGCCCGATCTGCACCGTCAGCAGCTGGTACTGGTGCAGGAAGACGCGGATGGAAAAGTGCGCGCGGCGACACGCTTGCAAACGGCGGGCGCGCTCGACGATCTGTACGCGGCTGCGGAATCGGTAAGCGATCTCGGCGCCGTTCCTACGCACCGGAGCACCACTTTCAAGCTGTGGGCGCCGACCGCGCGCCAGGTATCCGTCTGCACTTACGACAGTGGCAGCGGGCGCGCGAAAGCGCTCGATACGATGCGGTTCGACCCGGCAAGCGGCATCTGGAGCGCCACGCGAAAAGGCGACCTGTCCGGCAAATACTACAAATACGCGGTCGACGTGGTGGCCGATGGTACGGGCCTCGTGCGCAACATGGTCACCGACCCATATTCGGTCAGCCTGACCACCGACTCGAAACGCAGCTACATCGCCAACCTCGCCGCTGCGCGACTCAAGCCGGCCGGCTGGGACAAGTCGGCGCCACCCGCGACAGTCAAGGCGCAGACCGACATGGTCGTCTACGAGCTGCATGTGCGCGATTTTTCTATCAACGACGCGACCGTGCCGGCGCCCGAGCGCGGCAAGTTCACCGCCTTTTCCCGCACCGGCTCGAACGGCATGCGGCACCTGGCTGCCCTGGCCCGCGCCGGCATGACCGACATTCACCTGCTGCCCGTATACGACATCGCCAGCATCCCGGAACGCGGCTGCGCGCAGCCCTCTCCCACCGGTGCGGCGGACAGCGAAGCGCAGCAGGCGCTGATCAGGCAGACGGCGGCGACCGATTGCTTCAACTGGGGCTACGATCCGTATCACTACAGCGCGCCGGAAGGCAGTTACGCGAGCGACGCGGCTGATGGAGCCACGCGCATCATCGACATGCGTGGCATGGTCATGAACCTGCACCGGGCCGGCCTGCGGGTCGGCATGGACGTGGTCTACAACCACACCTTTGCTTCCGGCCAGAAGGAAAAATCGGTCCTCGACCGCATTGTGCCCGGCTACTACCATCGCCTGAACGCGGCCGGCGGAGTCGAACAGTCGACCTGCTGCGACAATACCGCGACCGAAAACCGCATGATGGCCAAACTCATGATCGACTCGGCCGCCTTGTGGGCGCGCGAATACAAGATCGACTCGTTCCGTTTCGACCTGATGGGGCATCAGCCGCGCGCGGCGATGGAACGGCTCCAGGCACGCGTGAACGCGGCGGCCGGCCGTCCAGTGCAGTTGATCGGCGAAGGCTGGAACTTCGGCGAGGTGGCCGATAGCGCGCGCTTCGTGCAAGCGTCGCAACTGTCGCTCAACGGCAGCGGCATCGGCACCTTCAGCGACCGCGCGCGCGACCATGTACGCGGCGGTTCGGCGGCCGATGCCGGCGCGGACATGATCCGGCGCCAGGGCTACATCAACGGCCTGGTGTACGACCCGAATGCGCTGGCCGGTGAACGGCCGCTGACGGACCTGATGCAGGCAGCCGACATGGTGCGCGTCGGGCTGGCCGGGTCGGTGCGCAACTACATCATGACGACGTACAAGGACAGCACCCTGGCGCTGGAATCCATCGATTACAACGGCCAGCCGGCCGGATACGCCAGCGAGCCCGGCGAAACGGTCAACTACGTCGAGAACCACGACAACCAGACCCTGTACGACATGAACGTATTCAAGCTGCCACTGTCTACATCCAGCGCCGAGCGCGCCCGCGTGCAGGTGCTGGGAGCGGCGATCAATGCCTTCAGCCAGGGCGTGGCCTACTTCCATGCCGGGATCGATACCCTGCGCTCGAAGTCGATGGACCGCAACAGCTTCAATTCCGGCGACTGGTTCAACCGCATCGACTGGACTTACCAGGACAACTACTTCGGCACCGGTGCCCCGCCGGTCGACGACAACGCCAGGGACTACGCGCTGATCAAACCCCTGCTGGCCAATGCCGCGCTCAAGCCCGTGCCGGCGGATATCGCCTTTACGCGCGATGCCTTTCGCGACCTCTTGACCATCCGCGCCAGCTCCACCTTGTTCCGGATGCGCAGCGCGCACGACATCGGGCAGCGCCTGCGCTTCCACAACACCGGATCGAAGCAGCTTCCGACCGTGATCGCGGCGCACATCGACGGCACGGGCTACGCCGGTGCCGGTTTTTCTGGCGTGGCATACTTCATCAATGTGGACAAGGTGGCGCACACGCTCGATGTGGCCGAGATGCGCGGCAAGCGCCTGCACCTGCATCCGGTCCATACGGCACCCACCGCAGCCGACCAGCGCGCCGCGGCAAGCACGTTCGACAGCGCAGCGGGACGTTTTACCATCCCGGCGCGCACCGCCGTCGTCTTCGTGGAGTGA
- a CDS encoding glucokinase yields the protein MTKEHDSEQKYSRTAYADGPRLLADIGATHARFALETAPGVLRSVRVLKCDDFPGIVPLLHTYLADHAGIRINHAAFALANPISGDMIRMTNRDWQFSTDEVRRELGLNTLLIVNDFTALAMSLPGLSGDDLMQVGGGTPATNAVIGVVGPGTGLGVSGMIPTVDGFVTLGSEGGHVNFAPADEREFAILQYAWKEWSHVSNERLISGPGMELIYRALAQRNGVQPMPRTSPEIITGALDDNDPLCLEVLDCFCGMLGGAAANLAVTLGAFGGIFIGGGIVPRMGKWFATSSFRARFEAKGRFSSYLGQVPTYVIMIPNPAFIGVATILSEHLRGRSGANTLMERVQHLQHELSPAEQRVAALVLEHPRKVLGEPIAEIARLADVSQPTVIRFCRSLGFLGLADFKLKFASSLTGTIPVRHSQVRVSDSTHDLSAKVIDNTVSAILKFRDQLDVVSIDRAIALLRKANRVEFYAMGNSRVVALDGQHKFFRFRIPTSSYGDSHLFTLAAELLKPGDVVIAISTSGQLPELLAAVDAARATGADVIAITSSKSALAKRATICLAVDHSEDSTSFLSMISRVLQLLLIDILSVGISLGAQGADPADHEKKRSLISHLDI from the coding sequence ATGACCAAAGAACACGATTCAGAACAAAAGTACAGCCGTACCGCCTATGCCGATGGCCCGCGCCTGCTGGCCGATATCGGCGCGACCCACGCGCGCTTCGCCCTTGAAACCGCGCCCGGCGTGCTGCGCTCGGTGCGGGTGCTCAAGTGCGACGACTTCCCCGGTATCGTCCCGCTGCTTCATACCTACCTCGCCGACCACGCCGGCATCCGCATCAATCACGCCGCCTTCGCCCTCGCCAACCCGATCAGCGGCGACATGATCCGCATGACCAACCGCGACTGGCAATTCTCGACCGATGAAGTGCGCCGCGAACTCGGTCTGAACACCCTGCTGATCGTGAACGATTTCACCGCCCTGGCGATGTCGCTGCCCGGCCTGTCGGGCGACGATCTGATGCAGGTCGGCGGCGGAACCCCCGCAACGAATGCCGTTATCGGCGTCGTCGGACCGGGCACCGGTCTTGGCGTATCGGGCATGATCCCAACGGTCGACGGCTTCGTCACCCTCGGCAGCGAAGGTGGGCACGTCAATTTCGCCCCGGCGGACGAGCGCGAATTCGCGATCCTGCAATACGCGTGGAAGGAGTGGTCGCATGTATCGAACGAGCGCCTGATCTCCGGTCCCGGGATGGAACTGATCTACCGCGCGCTCGCCCAGCGCAACGGTGTGCAGCCCATGCCACGCACCTCGCCCGAGATCATCACCGGCGCGCTGGACGACAATGATCCGCTCTGCCTCGAAGTGCTCGACTGCTTCTGTGGCATGCTTGGCGGCGCGGCCGCCAACCTGGCTGTCACGCTCGGCGCCTTCGGGGGCATCTTTATCGGCGGCGGCATCGTGCCGCGCATGGGCAAGTGGTTTGCCACGTCGTCCTTCCGTGCACGCTTCGAGGCCAAGGGCCGTTTCAGCTCCTACCTCGGCCAGGTCCCGACCTACGTCATCATGATCCCCAACCCTGCTTTCATCGGCGTGGCGACTATCCTGTCCGAGCACCTGCGCGGGCGCAGCGGCGCCAATACGCTGATGGAGAGGGTGCAGCATCTGCAGCACGAACTGTCGCCCGCCGAACAGCGCGTGGCCGCCCTGGTGCTGGAACACCCGCGCAAGGTGCTGGGCGAGCCGATTGCGGAAATCGCGCGCCTGGCCGACGTCAGCCAGCCGACCGTGATCCGCTTCTGCCGCTCGCTGGGCTTCCTGGGCCTGGCCGACTTCAAGCTCAAGTTCGCGAGCAGCCTGACAGGCACCATCCCCGTGCGCCACAGCCAGGTGCGCGTGTCCGACAGCACGCACGACCTGTCGGCCAAGGTGATCGACAATACCGTGTCAGCGATTCTGAAATTCCGCGACCAGCTCGACGTGGTCTCGATCGACCGCGCCATCGCGCTGCTGCGCAAGGCCAACCGGGTCGAGTTCTACGCGATGGGCAATTCGCGCGTGGTGGCGCTGGACGGCCAGCACAAATTCTTCCGCTTCCGCATTCCCACCTCGTCGTATGGCGACTCGCATCTGTTTACCCTGGCCGCCGAACTGCTCAAGCCGGGCGACGTGGTGATCGCCATTTCAACCTCGGGCCAGTTGCCGGAACTGCTGGCGGCCGTGGATGCGGCGCGCGCCACCGGTGCCGACGTGATCGCGATCACCAGCAGCAAATCGGCGCTGGCGAAGCGCGCGACCATTTGCCTGGCGGTCGATCACAGCGAAGACAGCACCAGTTTCCTGTCGATGATCTCGCGCGTGCTGCAGCTGCTGCTGATCGATATTCTGTCGGTCGGCATTTCGCTCGGCGCGCAGGGGGCCGATCCGGCCGATCACGAGAAGAAGCGCTCGCTGATCTCGCACCTCGATATCTGA
- a CDS encoding alpha-amylase family glycosyl hydrolase → MKFSALAVSLALAFGAAHVSAAPPLARTPFVWENATVYFLLTDRFNNGDKTNDLAYGRKADAAPLRGYMGGDLAGVTAKIKEGYFKELGVDAIWITPPVEQIHGSTDEGSGKSYGFHGYWARDFTSIDANLGTEADLQELVDTAHANGIRVLLDVVMNHTGPVTTLDPVWPKEWVRTAPVCAFKDVRTTVDCTLVKNLPDFRTDIDRPVALPPALVAKWKEEKRYEREVASLDAFFKETGYPRAPRYYLMKWHADWVRKYGFDGFRADTAKHVEPRVWKDLKKVASKAFEDWKRDNPAKRLGDGKFYMTAEVYNYSLRQAHQFDMGGETFVDFYDNGFDSVINFSMASDAKGGYDAMFGRYAALLGGPLRGYSVLNYLSSHDDAAPFDPTRTRPFDSAVKLLLSPGAAQIYYGDETARLLTHEGAKGDAVLRSFMNWDELANNAQRDGYRIADVRKHWGLIGRFRQAHPAVGAGEHRKLQAAPYVFARTYEKDRVVVGLDLPTDKPTPVVVGPIFRDGESVTDYYSGKKAVVVGGKVDFHTKNGIVLIAN, encoded by the coding sequence ATGAAATTTTCCGCACTTGCAGTCTCACTGGCGCTTGCTTTCGGCGCTGCCCACGTCAGTGCCGCGCCGCCGCTGGCGCGCACCCCGTTTGTGTGGGAAAACGCGACTGTGTATTTCCTGTTGACGGACCGCTTCAACAACGGCGACAAAACCAACGACCTGGCGTACGGACGCAAGGCCGATGCCGCGCCGCTGCGCGGTTACATGGGCGGCGACCTGGCCGGGGTGACGGCCAAGATCAAGGAGGGCTACTTCAAGGAACTGGGCGTCGATGCGATCTGGATCACGCCGCCGGTCGAGCAGATTCACGGCAGCACCGATGAAGGCAGCGGCAAATCCTACGGTTTTCACGGCTACTGGGCGCGCGACTTCACCAGCATCGACGCCAACCTCGGCACCGAAGCGGACCTGCAGGAACTGGTCGACACCGCGCACGCCAACGGCATCCGCGTACTGCTCGACGTGGTGATGAACCACACCGGCCCGGTCACGACGCTCGATCCGGTGTGGCCCAAGGAGTGGGTGCGCACCGCGCCCGTATGCGCCTTCAAGGATGTGCGCACCACCGTCGACTGCACCCTGGTGAAGAACCTGCCCGACTTCCGCACCGATATCGACCGGCCCGTCGCACTGCCGCCAGCGCTGGTGGCCAAGTGGAAGGAAGAAAAGCGCTACGAGCGCGAAGTGGCCTCACTCGATGCCTTTTTCAAGGAAACCGGCTACCCGCGCGCGCCGCGCTACTACCTGATGAAATGGCACGCGGACTGGGTGCGTAAATATGGCTTCGACGGCTTCCGGGCCGACACCGCCAAGCACGTCGAGCCGCGCGTGTGGAAGGACCTGAAAAAGGTGGCCAGCAAGGCGTTCGAGGACTGGAAGCGCGACAATCCGGCCAAGCGCCTGGGCGACGGCAAGTTCTACATGACGGCCGAAGTCTATAACTACTCGCTGCGCCAGGCGCACCAGTTCGACATGGGTGGCGAAACCTTCGTCGATTTCTACGATAATGGCTTTGACAGCGTGATCAATTTCAGCATGGCGTCCGACGCCAAGGGCGGCTACGACGCCATGTTCGGCCGCTACGCCGCGCTGCTGGGCGGGCCGCTGCGTGGTTATTCCGTGCTCAATTATCTGAGTTCGCACGACGACGCGGCGCCGTTCGACCCGACGCGCACGCGTCCTTTCGACTCTGCGGTGAAGCTGCTGCTCTCGCCCGGCGCGGCGCAGATATACTACGGCGACGAAACCGCGCGCCTGCTCACGCACGAGGGTGCGAAGGGCGACGCGGTGCTGCGTTCGTTCATGAATTGGGATGAACTGGCCAATAATGCGCAGCGCGACGGTTACCGCATCGCCGATGTGCGCAAGCACTGGGGCCTGATCGGCCGCTTCCGCCAGGCGCATCCCGCGGTGGGCGCGGGCGAGCATCGCAAGCTGCAAGCGGCTCCGTACGTTTTCGCGCGCACGTACGAGAAGGACCGGGTCGTGGTGGGGCTCGACCTGCCGACCGACAAGCCGACGCCGGTCGTGGTCGGACCGATTTTTCGCGATGGCGAGTCCGTGACCGATTACTACTCGGGCAAGAAGGCCGTGGTCGTGGGCGGGAAGGTCGATTTCCACACCAAGAACGGCATCGTGCTGATCGCGAACTAA
- a CDS encoding alpha-D-glucose phosphate-specific phosphoglucomutase yields MTIHTVNTTTFAGQRPGTSGLRKKVSEFQQPAYLENFVQSIFNTLGDCAGQTLVLGGDGRYFNRHAIQVILRMAAAHGFARVLVGQGGILSTPALSCVVRKRAASGGIVLSASHNPGGPDGDFGIKYNIANGGPAPEKITEAIYGQTQVLSEYRISDAGDLDLDTLGRARIEQMDVEVIDPVADYAALMTDLFDFAAIKALFAGGFTMRFDGMHAVSGPYAHAILEGLLGAPRGTVINGTPLEDFGGHHPDPNPVNAAELVALMSAPDAPDFGAASDGDADRNMIVGRGIAVTPSDSLAIIAANAAVAPGYRGGIKGIARSMPTSTAPDRVAHALKVPCYETPTGWKYFGNLMDAGMVTLCGEESYGTGSDHIREKDGLWAVLFWLNLLAASGKSVDTLVREHWARFGRNYYSRHDYEAVESSAAEGLMAHLREQLPALADQVIDGYTVDFADDFVYKDPVDGSIASKQGVRIVMTDGSRIVFRLSGTGTEGATIRLYLERYERDVAMHDIPAQEALAGLATIADRLAGLHQRTGRDRPTVTT; encoded by the coding sequence ATGACCATCCACACAGTAAACACCACGACGTTCGCCGGACAGCGTCCCGGTACCTCCGGCTTGCGCAAGAAGGTAAGCGAGTTCCAGCAACCCGCTTACCTCGAGAACTTCGTACAGTCGATCTTCAACACGCTCGGCGACTGCGCCGGCCAAACCCTGGTCCTCGGCGGCGACGGGCGCTACTTCAACCGCCACGCCATCCAGGTGATCCTGCGCATGGCGGCGGCACACGGTTTTGCCAGGGTGCTGGTCGGGCAGGGCGGCATCCTGTCCACCCCGGCCCTGAGCTGCGTGGTGAGGAAGCGCGCCGCCTCGGGCGGCATCGTGCTCTCCGCCAGCCACAATCCGGGCGGACCCGATGGCGATTTCGGCATCAAGTACAACATCGCCAACGGCGGCCCCGCGCCCGAAAAAATCACCGAGGCCATCTACGGCCAGACCCAGGTCCTGAGCGAATACCGCATCAGCGACGCCGGCGACCTTGATCTCGATACCCTCGGCCGCGCGCGCATCGAGCAGATGGATGTCGAAGTCATCGACCCGGTGGCCGACTACGCGGCGCTGATGACCGACCTGTTCGATTTCGCCGCCATCAAGGCGCTGTTCGCGGGCGGCTTCACGATGCGCTTCGACGGCATGCATGCCGTCTCCGGCCCGTATGCGCACGCGATCCTCGAAGGCTTGCTCGGCGCGCCGCGCGGCACCGTCATCAACGGCACACCGCTCGAAGACTTCGGCGGCCACCATCCCGATCCGAATCCCGTCAACGCGGCCGAACTGGTTGCGCTGATGTCCGCGCCGGACGCACCGGACTTCGGCGCCGCGTCGGACGGTGACGCCGACCGCAACATGATCGTCGGACGCGGCATTGCCGTGACGCCGTCCGACAGCCTGGCCATCATCGCCGCCAATGCGGCCGTGGCACCGGGCTACCGCGGCGGCATCAAGGGCATCGCCCGCTCCATGCCCACCTCCACCGCGCCGGACCGGGTGGCGCACGCGCTCAAGGTGCCGTGCTACGAAACCCCGACCGGCTGGAAGTACTTCGGCAACCTGATGGATGCCGGCATGGTGACCCTGTGCGGCGAAGAGAGTTACGGTACCGGCTCGGACCATATCCGCGAAAAGGATGGCTTGTGGGCCGTGCTGTTCTGGCTTAACCTGCTGGCGGCCAGCGGCAAATCCGTCGACACCCTGGTGCGCGAGCACTGGGCGCGCTTCGGCCGCAACTACTACTCGCGCCACGACTACGAAGCGGTCGAGTCCAGCGCGGCGGAAGGCTTGATGGCGCACCTGCGCGAGCAGTTGCCGGCGCTGGCGGACCAGGTCATCGACGGCTACACTGTTGATTTCGCCGACGATTTTGTTTATAAGGACCCGGTCGACGGCAGCATCGCCAGCAAGCAGGGCGTGCGCATCGTGATGACCGATGGCTCGCGCATCGTGTTCCGCCTGTCCGGCACCGGAACCGAAGGCGCCACCATCCGTCTTTACCTCGAACGCTACGAGCGTGACGTGGCCATGCACGACATCCCGGCGCAGGAAGCGCTGGCCGGGCTGGCCACCATTGCCGACCGGCTGGCCGGCCTGCACCAGCGTACGGGGCGCGACCGGCCGACGGTCACCACCTGA
- a CDS encoding MFS transporter yields the protein MQMQFPVIKPRLSFWQLWNMSFGFFGIQFGFALQNANTSRIFSTLGANADQLPLFWLAAPITGLLVQPVIGYLSDNTWHPFWGRRRPFFFLGAFLATVAMFLMPNSTSLWMAVFVLWMLDASINVSMEPFRAFVGDKLHPSQQTAGFAMQTFFIGCGSVIASLLPTMFTDWFNVSNIPVNGGIPDTVRYSFYLGGLAFIGAVSWTVITTRETPPEDLTAFRADLEKRKGTMTALREIMQGFTTMPRTMVQLAAVSFFSWLALFTMWVNTTPAVAENVFGTLDAQSAAFQSAGNWVGVMFAVYNGVSALAAFILPVIARRTNRKMTHLACLVIGGISLASIFFITQKEMLLIPMVGVGIAWASILTVPYAILAGALPPQRMGFYMGVFNFFVVIPQIVGGMVLGPISKALLGGRPVATLLLAGACMAVGGLLTVFVTDKGERAN from the coding sequence ATGCAGATGCAATTCCCGGTAATAAAACCACGCCTGAGTTTCTGGCAGTTGTGGAACATGAGCTTCGGCTTCTTCGGCATTCAGTTCGGGTTTGCGCTGCAAAACGCCAACACCAGCCGCATCTTCTCGACCCTGGGCGCGAACGCGGACCAACTGCCGCTGTTCTGGCTCGCCGCGCCGATCACAGGGCTGCTGGTGCAACCGGTCATCGGCTACCTGAGTGACAATACCTGGCATCCGTTCTGGGGCCGGCGCCGTCCCTTCTTCTTCCTAGGTGCCTTCCTGGCGACCGTGGCCATGTTCCTGATGCCCAATTCCACATCCCTGTGGATGGCGGTGTTCGTGCTGTGGATGCTGGATGCGTCGATCAACGTGTCGATGGAACCGTTCCGCGCTTTTGTGGGCGATAAGCTGCATCCGTCGCAGCAGACGGCGGGCTTCGCGATGCAGACCTTCTTCATCGGCTGCGGCTCGGTGATCGCCTCGCTGTTGCCGACCATGTTCACCGACTGGTTCAACGTCAGCAATATCCCCGTCAACGGCGGCATTCCCGATACGGTGCGCTACTCGTTCTACCTCGGCGGCCTGGCCTTCATTGGCGCGGTATCGTGGACCGTCATCACGACCCGCGAAACGCCGCCGGAAGACCTGACCGCGTTTCGCGCCGATCTTGAAAAGCGCAAGGGCACCATGACCGCGCTGCGCGAGATCATGCAAGGCTTCACCACCATGCCGCGCACGATGGTGCAACTGGCGGCGGTGAGCTTCTTTTCGTGGCTGGCGTTATTTACGATGTGGGTCAACACCACGCCGGCGGTGGCTGAAAACGTGTTCGGCACGCTCGACGCCCAGTCGGCCGCTTTCCAGAGCGCCGGCAACTGGGTCGGCGTCATGTTCGCCGTGTATAACGGCGTGTCGGCGCTCGCGGCCTTTATCCTGCCGGTCATCGCGCGCCGTACCAACCGCAAGATGACCCACCTGGCCTGCCTGGTCATCGGCGGCATCAGCCTGGCCAGCATTTTCTTCATCACGCAAAAAGAGATGCTGCTCATTCCGATGGTCGGCGTCGGCATCGCGTGGGCCAGCATCCTCACCGTGCCGTACGCGATCCTGGCGGGCGCGCTGCCGCCGCAGCGCATGGGCTTTTACATGGGCGTCTTCAATTTCTTCGTCGTGATCCCGCAGATCGTCGGCGGCATGGTGTTGGGGCCGATCAGCAAGGCCCTGTTGGGCGGGCGTCCAGTGGCGACCTTGCTGCTGGCCGGTGCATGCATGGCCGTTGGCGGGCTGCTGACCGTGTTCGTGACCGACAAGGGCGAGCGGGCCAACTAA